In Microbulbifer celer, a single window of DNA contains:
- a CDS encoding NRDE family protein, with product MCLLLFAYRQHPRYPLILLANRDEFYQRPTAPADLWHTPPIVAGRDLEAGGTWLGATDGGRLAAVTNVREPGVPTPPAAASRGDIPTKFLAADNAPLRFAETLAGERYRGFNAMLYDPAAPESLICAGNRHRPFAMTSGVHGISNGAADAPWPKVTRGRESLAQLVQSLPHNAPPEWLLAPSLALLQDTAVAEDSALPDTGVGLEMERALAPIFVRIPAGNLREGSSGYGTRASTLVLSDREGRVYFWEQSYREGQPLGSPRHFTIPSTTASVTPRAPS from the coding sequence ATGTGCCTGCTGCTGTTTGCCTACCGCCAGCACCCTCGCTACCCGCTGATACTGCTGGCCAACCGCGATGAGTTTTACCAGCGCCCCACCGCGCCGGCAGACCTCTGGCACACACCGCCCATCGTAGCCGGACGCGACCTCGAGGCCGGCGGCACCTGGCTTGGTGCAACGGACGGCGGGCGCCTGGCGGCGGTGACCAATGTGCGCGAACCCGGCGTGCCCACGCCACCGGCGGCGGCATCCCGCGGCGATATCCCCACGAAGTTTCTCGCAGCAGACAACGCCCCCCTGCGCTTTGCAGAGACCCTCGCCGGGGAGCGCTACCGCGGTTTTAACGCCATGCTGTACGATCCAGCGGCCCCCGAATCGCTGATCTGCGCGGGCAATCGCCACCGGCCGTTTGCCATGACCTCCGGCGTACACGGTATTTCCAATGGTGCCGCCGATGCACCCTGGCCCAAGGTCACCCGCGGTCGCGAAAGCCTGGCGCAACTGGTTCAGTCACTCCCCCACAATGCGCCACCAGAGTGGCTACTGGCCCCTTCCCTCGCACTGCTTCAGGACACCGCCGTCGCCGAAGACAGCGCGCTGCCCGATACCGGCGTTGGCCTGGAAATGGAACGCGCCCTGGCGCCCATTTTCGTGCGAATCCCCGCGGGTAATCTCCGCGAAGGTTCCAGCGGTTACGGTACCCGTGCCAGTACCCTGGTCCTGAGTGATCGGGAAGGCCGTGTGTATTTCTGGGAACAGAGCTACCGGGAAGGTCAGCCCCTCGGCAGCCCCAGACACTTCACTATTCCCTCCACTACAGCCTCCGTCACGCCCCGCGCGCCGTCGTAA
- the lgt gene encoding prolipoprotein diacylglyceryl transferase: MLTYPEIDPVALAIGPLKIHWYGLMYLAGFVAAWWLAMRRAARPWSPVIKSEVEDLILFCAIGVVVGGRLGYMFFYNFPELVAHPLSLFKVWEGGMSFHGGLIGVMLAAAIYARRIGTTFPALIDFVAPLVPIGLGLGRIGNFIGQELWGRQTDVPWGMVFPKDPELLVRHPSQLYQAFLEGLVLFVVLWLFSSKPRPRLAVGGLFVMLYGIFRFLVEFVREPDGHIGFDLFGWMTRGQLLSLPMIAAGLALLIWSYRTQPLPEGRSEQVEDLKSAKGASK, from the coding sequence ATGCTGACTTACCCTGAAATCGACCCTGTTGCGCTGGCCATCGGGCCGCTCAAGATCCACTGGTATGGGCTTATGTATCTGGCGGGCTTCGTCGCCGCCTGGTGGCTCGCCATGCGTCGGGCCGCCAGGCCCTGGTCACCGGTGATCAAGTCCGAGGTTGAGGATCTGATTCTGTTCTGCGCCATTGGTGTGGTCGTGGGCGGACGCCTCGGATACATGTTCTTTTATAACTTCCCCGAGCTGGTTGCCCACCCCCTCAGTCTGTTCAAGGTGTGGGAAGGCGGTATGAGTTTCCATGGTGGCCTGATTGGCGTGATGCTGGCAGCGGCCATCTATGCGCGTCGTATTGGCACCACCTTCCCGGCCCTGATCGATTTTGTCGCTCCGCTGGTGCCTATTGGTCTCGGCCTGGGTCGAATTGGCAACTTTATCGGGCAAGAGCTGTGGGGCCGTCAGACCGATGTGCCCTGGGGCATGGTGTTCCCCAAGGATCCGGAACTGCTGGTGCGGCATCCATCGCAGCTGTACCAGGCGTTTCTGGAGGGGCTGGTACTGTTTGTGGTGCTGTGGCTCTTTTCCAGCAAACCGCGCCCGCGTCTGGCGGTCGGCGGCCTGTTTGTGATGCTGTATGGCATTTTCCGCTTCCTGGTGGAATTTGTGCGCGAGCCAGACGGCCACATCGGCTTCGATCTCTTCGGCTGGATGACCCGTGGCCAGCTGCTGAGCCTGCCGATGATTGCCGCCGGCCTGGCTCTCCTGATCTGGAGCTATCGCACGCAACCGCTGCCGGAAGGGCGCAGTGAACAAGTTGAAGACCTGAAATCGGCGAAGGGCGCCAGTAAATAA
- a CDS encoding thymidylate synthase — translation MKQYLDLMRHVRDNGTLKSDRTGTGTRSVFGYQMRFDLAQGFPLVTTKKCHLRSIIHELLWFLKGDTNIAYLKEHGVRIWDEWASEDGDLGPVYGYQWRSWPTPDGRHIDQISELVQQIKTRPDSRRLIVSAWNPADLPDEGGSPSDNARAGKMALAPCHALFQFYVADGKLSCQLYQRSADIFLGVPFNIASYSLLTLMIAQVCGLEPGDFVHTFGDAHLYSNHSEQVELQLSREPHPLPQMRLNPEVTDLFEFRFEDFDLQGYEAHPHIPAPVAV, via the coding sequence ATGAAGCAGTATCTCGATCTAATGCGCCATGTGCGCGACAACGGCACCCTCAAAAGCGACCGCACCGGTACCGGCACCCGCAGCGTGTTCGGCTACCAGATGCGCTTTGATCTGGCGCAGGGGTTTCCGCTGGTAACCACCAAGAAGTGTCATTTGCGCTCCATCATTCACGAGCTGCTGTGGTTCCTGAAGGGCGATACCAACATTGCCTACCTCAAGGAGCACGGTGTGCGGATCTGGGACGAGTGGGCCAGCGAGGACGGTGATCTGGGGCCGGTGTACGGTTATCAGTGGCGCTCGTGGCCAACGCCGGACGGCCGCCATATTGATCAGATCAGCGAGTTGGTTCAGCAGATCAAAACCCGCCCGGATTCCCGGCGCCTGATCGTCAGTGCCTGGAACCCGGCGGACCTGCCGGATGAGGGGGGCTCCCCATCGGACAACGCCCGCGCCGGTAAAATGGCCCTGGCGCCCTGTCACGCCTTGTTCCAGTTCTATGTGGCAGACGGCAAGCTGTCCTGCCAGTTGTACCAGCGCAGTGCGGATATCTTTCTCGGGGTGCCGTTCAATATCGCTTCTTACAGCCTGTTGACCCTGATGATTGCCCAGGTGTGCGGTCTGGAGCCCGGCGATTTCGTGCATACCTTCGGCGATGCCCACCTGTATTCCAACCACTCTGAGCAGGTAGAGCTGCAACTGTCCCGCGAGCCCCACCCGCTGCCGCAGATGCGCCTCAATCCCGAGGTGACGGACCTGTTCGAGTTCCGCTTTGAAGACTTCGATCTGCAGGGTTACGAAGCGCATCCGCATATCCCGGCACCGGTGGCGGTCTGA
- a CDS encoding dihydrofolate reductase, protein MVAEQIPVAMIVAAARNGAIGRENTLPWKISGDLQFFKRTTLGKPIVMGRKTFESIGRPLPGRRNIVITRNPAWQADGVDAVTSLDQALELAAEVAKKEGADEIMVIGGAQIYRQAMPLARRLYVTEVEAEVDGDAHFPALDESWKEVSRDCYPASEKDEYNYCLVQYDRFF, encoded by the coding sequence ATGGTGGCGGAACAGATTCCGGTGGCGATGATCGTCGCCGCCGCCCGCAATGGCGCCATCGGGCGCGAGAATACCCTGCCATGGAAGATCTCTGGCGATCTGCAGTTCTTCAAGCGCACCACCCTGGGCAAGCCCATCGTCATGGGGCGTAAGACCTTTGAGTCCATCGGGCGCCCCCTGCCGGGGCGGCGCAATATCGTGATAACCCGCAACCCTGCGTGGCAGGCCGACGGAGTGGATGCCGTGACCTCCCTGGATCAGGCCCTGGAACTTGCGGCCGAAGTGGCCAAAAAGGAGGGGGCTGATGAAATTATGGTGATCGGTGGGGCGCAGATCTACCGCCAGGCCATGCCCCTGGCACGGCGCTTGTATGTGACCGAAGTTGAGGCTGAGGTCGACGGGGATGCCCACTTCCCGGCGCTGGATGAAAGCTGGAAAGAGGTGAGTCGGGACTGTTACCCGGCCTCGGAAAAGGATGAATACAACTACTGCTTAGTTCAGTACGACAGGTTTTTTTAA
- a CDS encoding DUF3450 domain-containing protein — MKTKRFMAVALTTALSAGALYGSVATADTLDTVLKVGEQKTTAATASQKRIDKIAQETTDLLQQFKVVNKEIDGLRVYNRQLEKQLANQLAVIKDLDESIDGVTVIERQIQPLILRMLDGLEQFIELDMPFKLAERKENLEGVKSTMDRSDVTVAEKFRQVLELYNFEAEYARKIDSYSDTLNVNGQDREVNVLQIGRIALVAQTTDSKISLAYDKDQKAWVEVDGGEYRRAIMQGLKIAKKQATTDIMTMPIPAPEAAQ; from the coding sequence ATGAAAACCAAGCGATTCATGGCTGTGGCGCTGACCACTGCGCTGTCTGCCGGCGCACTGTACGGTAGCGTAGCCACTGCGGATACACTGGATACCGTTCTCAAGGTTGGCGAGCAGAAAACGACTGCTGCAACTGCATCTCAAAAGCGCATCGACAAGATTGCCCAAGAGACCACCGATCTGCTCCAGCAGTTCAAAGTGGTCAATAAGGAAATCGACGGCCTGCGCGTCTACAACCGTCAGCTCGAAAAGCAGCTGGCTAACCAGCTGGCTGTGATCAAGGACCTCGATGAGTCTATTGATGGCGTAACCGTGATCGAGCGTCAGATTCAACCGCTGATCCTGCGCATGCTGGATGGCCTGGAGCAGTTCATCGAACTGGATATGCCGTTCAAACTGGCCGAGCGCAAAGAAAACCTCGAAGGTGTTAAGAGCACCATGGACCGTTCCGACGTAACCGTTGCGGAGAAATTCCGTCAGGTTCTGGAACTGTACAACTTCGAAGCGGAATACGCGCGCAAGATTGACAGTTACTCCGACACCCTGAACGTGAACGGTCAGGACCGCGAAGTCAACGTACTGCAGATCGGCCGTATCGCCCTGGTCGCACAGACCACCGACTCCAAGATCTCCCTGGCTTACGACAAAGACCAGAAAGCCTGGGTTGAAGTCGATGGCGGTGAATACCGTCGCGCCATCATGCAGGGCCTGAAAATCGCCAAGAAACAGGCCACCACCGACATCATGACTATGCCGATCCCGGCTCCGGAGGCAGCGCAATGA
- a CDS encoding MotA/TolQ/ExbB proton channel family protein: MKTIAKRVLAVAAAGLISVSAVAQDEKATSLDQLLKMVQQSKIAESAEHKKREAEFRRQKSNQASLLSQAENTRASEEARSAALEKKYEEQELLVQQKRQQLDERMGSLNELFGHMTSTAGDLRANLDTSLVSAQYPGRAEFLDQLIDKMNSQTKLPTIQEIERLWYELQRETVEAGKVVKFNSTVILPDGEQAEQEVVRVGNFNIVSNGKYLEMNDNHKMAELIRQPDGKYQSMAADLQAATSGFTAFGVDPTGPTGGSYLKAMIASPSIVERWHQGKIVGYIITAVGVFAVLLAIWRLIVLSGVNAKVNSQLRSSTPNTNNPLGRVLSVAEENKGVDGETLELKMEEAVLKERPAIESGLNLLKIIAMVAPLLGLLGTVTGMIITFQAITIFGAGDPKAMAGGISSALVTTVLGLCVAIPTVLLHTVVNGRAKRILHILDEQSAGIVAENAERK; encoded by the coding sequence ATGAAAACCATCGCCAAACGCGTATTAGCCGTAGCAGCTGCTGGCCTGATCAGCGTTTCCGCTGTCGCCCAGGACGAGAAAGCTACCTCTCTGGATCAGCTGCTGAAAATGGTTCAGCAGTCCAAGATCGCTGAATCTGCCGAGCACAAAAAGCGCGAAGCAGAATTCCGTCGTCAGAAATCCAATCAGGCCTCCCTGCTGAGCCAGGCCGAGAACACCCGTGCTTCTGAAGAAGCCCGTTCCGCGGCACTGGAGAAAAAGTACGAAGAGCAGGAGCTGCTGGTTCAACAGAAGCGTCAGCAGTTGGATGAGCGCATGGGCTCCCTGAACGAACTGTTCGGCCACATGACCTCTACCGCTGGTGACCTGCGTGCGAACCTGGACACTTCTCTGGTTTCCGCTCAGTACCCGGGTCGCGCTGAGTTCCTCGATCAGCTGATCGATAAAATGAACTCCCAGACCAAACTGCCGACCATCCAGGAAATCGAGCGTCTGTGGTACGAGCTGCAGCGTGAGACCGTTGAAGCCGGTAAAGTTGTGAAGTTCAACAGCACCGTCATCCTGCCCGACGGCGAACAGGCCGAGCAGGAAGTGGTTCGTGTAGGTAACTTCAACATCGTTTCCAACGGTAAGTACCTGGAAATGAACGACAACCACAAAATGGCCGAGCTGATCCGTCAGCCGGATGGTAAGTACCAGAGCATGGCGGCCGACCTGCAGGCGGCTACCAGTGGCTTCACCGCATTCGGTGTTGACCCGACTGGTCCTACCGGTGGTTCTTACCTGAAAGCCATGATCGCGAGCCCGAGCATCGTAGAGCGCTGGCATCAGGGCAAAATCGTGGGCTACATCATCACTGCGGTGGGTGTGTTCGCGGTACTGCTGGCTATCTGGCGCCTGATCGTGCTGTCTGGTGTGAATGCCAAGGTCAACTCCCAGCTGCGTTCTTCTACCCCGAACACCAACAACCCGCTGGGTCGTGTTCTGTCCGTAGCGGAAGAGAACAAAGGTGTTGACGGAGAGACTCTGGAACTGAAGATGGAAGAAGCGGTGCTGAAAGAGCGTCCGGCCATCGAGTCCGGTCTGAACCTGCTGAAGATCATCGCCATGGTGGCACCGCTGCTGGGTCTGCTGGGTACCGTGACCGGTATGATCATCACCTTCCAGGCCATCACCATCTTCGGCGCGGGCGATCCCAAGGCTATGGCCGGCGGTATCTCCTCTGCACTGGTGACCACCGTTCTGGGTCTGTGTGTTGCGATTCCGACTGTTCTGCTGCACACCGTGGTTAATGGCCGCGCCAAGCGCATCCTGCACATCCTGGACGAACAGAGTGCCGGTATCGTTGCAGAAAACGCTGAGCGTAAATAA
- a CDS encoding MotA/TolQ/ExbB proton channel family protein, translated as MHALNDAWAAVNAFMASGGPVLLLIAGLTFFMWTLIFERVFYFKGGLKRDVQGAVDAWEARPERKSWNAHQIRYAMISRVSEKVQSNMDMIQTCVALAPLFGLLGTVWGMINVFEVLAITGGGDAKQMASGVSMATIPTMAGMVTALSGVFANTYVTRTAERETQLLEDHLTMDH; from the coding sequence ATGCACGCATTAAATGACGCATGGGCCGCCGTCAACGCCTTTATGGCGTCGGGCGGGCCAGTACTACTTCTGATCGCCGGCCTGACCTTCTTCATGTGGACGCTGATTTTCGAGCGGGTGTTTTACTTCAAGGGCGGCCTGAAGCGTGATGTTCAGGGCGCCGTGGACGCCTGGGAGGCGCGCCCGGAGCGCAAATCCTGGAATGCACACCAGATCCGTTATGCGATGATTTCCCGGGTATCCGAGAAGGTTCAGAGCAATATGGACATGATCCAGACCTGCGTTGCCCTCGCGCCGTTGTTCGGCCTGCTGGGTACCGTATGGGGCATGATCAACGTGTTTGAAGTGCTCGCAATCACCGGCGGTGGTGATGCCAAACAGATGGCCAGTGGTGTATCCATGGCAACCATCCCGACTATGGCGGGTATGGTGACTGCGCTTTCGGGCGTATTTGCCAACACCTATGTCACCCGTACTGCCGAGCGTGAAACCCAGCTGCTGGAAGACCATCTGACGATGGATCACTGA
- a CDS encoding ExbD/TolR family protein yields the protein MSKKKTTAEEEGQAIDLTPMLDVVFIMLIFFIVTATFIKEPGVDVLKPEATQSELKTTSILVAVNNNDEIWIAKEKVEDRQVRNTLERLRAENPKGWLVIQPDKEASIEKVALIADAARRVGIEKVSVATEKS from the coding sequence ATGAGCAAGAAAAAGACTACGGCGGAAGAAGAAGGGCAAGCGATTGACCTCACGCCCATGCTGGACGTGGTGTTCATCATGCTGATCTTCTTCATCGTCACCGCGACCTTTATCAAGGAGCCGGGTGTCGATGTACTGAAGCCGGAAGCGACACAGTCTGAACTCAAGACCACCTCTATTCTGGTAGCGGTCAACAACAACGACGAGATCTGGATTGCCAAAGAGAAAGTGGAAGACCGTCAGGTGAGAAATACCCTGGAACGTCTTCGTGCCGAAAACCCGAAAGGGTGGTTGGTAATTCAGCCGGATAAAGAGGCGAGTATCGAGAAGGTTGCCCTGATCGCAGATGCGGCCAGGAGAGTCGGTATCGAGAAAGTGTCCGTCGCTACAGAGAAGAGTTAA
- a CDS encoding energy transducer TonB, whose translation MNPVRLLGAGALAVATTFALIFTMHALIEANLGAPEEEEPLKVADVVMPEQEIETQYDTRKPDKPEEPEQPPPDMPEPEFDEPDVDGEINMAAPRANADLNVGGIGGFASEGDYLPIVKVQPQYPRRALQRGIEGWVIVEYTVTKNGSVRDPQVVEAFTKDGNPTSIFNRAAVKSALKYKYKPRVVDGEPIEVPGVKTKISFNMAN comes from the coding sequence ATGAACCCGGTAAGACTATTAGGGGCGGGTGCGCTGGCGGTAGCCACGACTTTTGCCCTGATCTTCACCATGCATGCGCTGATCGAAGCGAACCTGGGTGCTCCCGAAGAAGAGGAGCCTCTCAAGGTTGCTGACGTGGTCATGCCTGAGCAGGAGATCGAAACGCAATACGATACCAGGAAGCCGGACAAACCCGAGGAACCCGAGCAGCCGCCGCCCGATATGCCGGAGCCGGAATTTGATGAGCCTGATGTAGATGGCGAAATCAATATGGCTGCGCCGCGAGCGAACGCTGACCTGAACGTCGGTGGTATCGGTGGCTTTGCCTCCGAAGGTGACTATCTACCGATCGTAAAAGTGCAGCCTCAGTATCCCCGTCGCGCACTGCAGCGTGGTATCGAGGGCTGGGTAATCGTGGAATACACGGTGACCAAGAACGGTTCTGTACGGGACCCGCAGGTTGTGGAAGCCTTCACCAAAGATGGCAACCCCACTTCCATCTTCAACCGCGCTGCGGTGAAGTCGGCCCTGAAGTACAAGTACAAGCCGCGGGTTGTTGATGGCGAGCCGATTGAAGTGCCTGGTGTAAAAACCAAGATCAGCTTCAATATGGCCAACTAA
- a CDS encoding tetratricopeptide repeat protein produces the protein MNMTTVTKGLSKFVLRTSVALPLVLAPAVSVSVLEAVGVSASFAQANAQSEEKTRKAPSMRESAFKHLGKAQEAADAGNWQEALAALREMEAGKDKLNAYETAQMYYFYGFVNYSMERYPQAINYYKQVLAQGQENLPVALEVGTLLTIAQLYFVQEDYKQALVYLNKWFALSDDVTADKYALRAQAYHQVGESGKAMADITKAINMYEQEGKTPKENWFQLQRYFYYEDNDYKNVAKVLEKLVKYYPKGEYYKQLAGMYGELKREDDMLHMMEAAYVAGALQKEKELLNMAYLFMGAEMPYKGAKVIDKGIKEKKIERTSKNLESLAQAYQMAQELQKSIPELEAAASMSDKGDLYSRLAGIYLDLDKNEKAVSMGSKALQKGDIKRPDQLYIVLGMANANLKKYDTSLDYLKKALKDKRSEKFARQWISFVENEKNRAEQLAM, from the coding sequence ATGAACATGACGACCGTGACGAAAGGTTTATCCAAGTTCGTCCTGCGCACGTCCGTGGCGCTGCCCCTGGTGCTGGCCCCGGCGGTAAGTGTGAGTGTGCTTGAGGCAGTTGGCGTATCCGCGTCATTTGCCCAAGCCAATGCACAGAGCGAAGAGAAAACCCGCAAAGCACCTTCCATGCGCGAAAGTGCATTCAAGCACCTGGGTAAAGCACAGGAAGCGGCCGATGCCGGTAACTGGCAGGAAGCGTTGGCCGCACTGCGGGAAATGGAAGCGGGTAAAGACAAGCTGAACGCGTATGAAACCGCGCAGATGTACTACTTCTATGGCTTCGTGAATTACAGCATGGAGCGGTACCCGCAGGCGATCAATTACTACAAACAGGTGCTGGCGCAAGGGCAGGAAAACCTGCCGGTAGCACTGGAAGTCGGTACCCTGTTGACCATTGCTCAGCTGTACTTCGTTCAGGAAGACTACAAGCAGGCGCTGGTGTACCTGAACAAGTGGTTCGCACTGTCTGACGACGTTACTGCCGACAAGTACGCCCTGCGGGCTCAGGCCTACCACCAGGTAGGAGAGTCCGGAAAGGCGATGGCCGATATTACCAAGGCCATCAACATGTACGAGCAGGAAGGCAAGACGCCGAAGGAAAACTGGTTCCAGCTGCAACGCTACTTCTACTACGAGGATAACGACTACAAAAATGTAGCCAAGGTACTCGAGAAGCTGGTGAAGTATTATCCGAAAGGGGAATACTACAAGCAGCTGGCAGGTATGTACGGTGAGCTGAAGCGCGAAGACGATATGCTTCACATGATGGAAGCTGCGTACGTTGCCGGTGCTCTGCAGAAAGAGAAAGAGCTGTTGAACATGGCCTATCTCTTTATGGGTGCTGAGATGCCTTACAAGGGCGCCAAGGTGATCGACAAGGGCATCAAAGAGAAGAAGATTGAACGCACCTCTAAGAATCTGGAAAGCCTGGCTCAGGCGTACCAGATGGCTCAAGAGCTGCAGAAATCTATTCCCGAGTTGGAAGCCGCTGCCAGTATGTCTGACAAAGGTGATCTCTACTCTCGTCTGGCCGGTATCTACCTGGATCTGGACAAGAACGAGAAAGCCGTCAGCATGGGCTCTAAGGCGCTGCAGAAGGGCGATATCAAACGTCCGGATCAGCTCTACATCGTGCTGGGGATGGCCAACGCCAACCTGAAAAAGTACGACACCTCGTTGGATTACCTGAAGAAAGCCCTGAAAGACAAACGTTCCGAGAAGTTTGCCCGTCAGTGGATCTCCTTTGTGGAAAACGAGAAGAACCGCGCAGAACAGCTGGCAATGTGA
- a CDS encoding energy transducer TonB, with translation MEQAYPLNSTPPIFISSRPLALARSGAFAFGITGLLLLGMTQLIATDYRAPPEELPPKVAPIHLPDLTPTVQESLPPVKPQEIPPALQPVRVESRVTPGEIPTGITPPVVDDTGLDPSIISADPLPIYKPAPRYPRRALSRGIEGYVVVEFTITPSGGVRDANVVGGYKNDGEPTTVFDREALRAVERFKYRPPLSEGRPVEKRGVRNRIVFKMAE, from the coding sequence ATGGAACAGGCTTATCCGCTGAACTCCACCCCCCCTATCTTTATCTCGTCTCGCCCGCTGGCGCTGGCCCGCAGTGGTGCCTTTGCGTTTGGCATTACCGGGCTTCTGCTACTCGGCATGACGCAACTGATTGCCACCGACTACCGGGCGCCACCTGAAGAGCTACCGCCAAAAGTGGCGCCAATCCATCTCCCGGATCTGACGCCGACGGTGCAGGAGTCGCTACCACCGGTTAAACCTCAGGAAATTCCTCCCGCTTTGCAGCCGGTCAGAGTCGAGTCCCGGGTGACTCCGGGAGAGATTCCCACTGGCATCACACCGCCCGTAGTAGATGACACCGGTCTGGATCCGAGCATCATCAGTGCCGATCCGCTGCCGATCTATAAACCTGCACCGCGTTATCCGCGTCGTGCGCTGTCCCGTGGTATCGAGGGTTATGTGGTGGTGGAGTTCACCATTACCCCCAGTGGCGGGGTGCGCGATGCCAACGTGGTAGGTGGTTACAAGAATGATGGGGAGCCCACCACGGTATTCGATCGCGAGGCCCTGAGAGCGGTAGAGCGCTTCAAATACCGTCCACCACTGTCCGAAGGACGGCCGGTGGAAAAGCGCGGGGTGCGCAACCGGATAGTGTTCAAAATGGCGGAATAA
- the ilvD gene encoding dihydroxy-acid dehydratase, with translation MPQYRSRTSTAGRNMAGARALWRATGMKDDDFHKPIIAVANSFTQFVPGHVHLKDMGQLVAREIEKAGGVAKEFNTIAVDDGIAMGHDGMLYSLPSREIIADSVEYMVNAHCADALVCISNCDKITPGMLMAALRLNIPVIFVSGGPMEAGKTKLADHKLDLVDAMVIAATDDASDEKVAEYERSACPTCGSCSGMFTANSMNCLTEALGLSLPGNGTMLATHADREELFLRAGREIVTLAKRYYEDDDEAALPRNIANRAAFSNAMALDIAMGGSTNTILHLLAAAQEGEVDFNLADIDRLSRKIPQLCKVAPNTQKYHIEDVHRAGGVMAILGELEAAGLLDASLPTVHSSSFKEALEQWDIRRTDDPAVHKFFRAGPAGIPTQTAFSQDCRWNNLDGDRENGCIRSVEHAFSAEGGLAVLFGNLAPDGCVVKTSGVEEELWKFEGPAHIVESQEDAVANILEGRVKEGEAVIVRYEGPKGGPGMQEMLYPTSYLKSKGLGKSCALITDGRFSGGTSGLSIGHVSPEAASGGNIGLVQDGDLVRIDIPNRLIEVDIPEAELHRRREAMNNKGDAGWKPAKARPRKVSRALKAYALLATSADKGAIREID, from the coding sequence ATGCCTCAGTACCGTTCCCGCACCTCCACCGCCGGCCGCAATATGGCCGGCGCCCGCGCCCTGTGGCGCGCCACCGGCATGAAGGATGACGATTTCCACAAGCCCATCATTGCCGTAGCCAACTCCTTCACCCAGTTCGTACCCGGGCATGTGCACCTGAAAGATATGGGACAGCTGGTGGCACGGGAGATCGAAAAGGCCGGTGGCGTCGCCAAGGAATTCAACACCATTGCGGTGGACGACGGTATCGCCATGGGCCACGATGGCATGCTCTACAGCCTGCCCAGCCGCGAGATCATCGCCGACTCCGTCGAGTACATGGTTAATGCCCACTGCGCCGACGCCCTGGTGTGTATTTCCAACTGCGACAAGATCACCCCCGGAATGCTGATGGCGGCCCTGCGCCTGAACATCCCGGTCATCTTCGTATCCGGTGGGCCCATGGAGGCCGGGAAAACCAAGCTCGCCGATCACAAGCTGGACCTGGTGGACGCGATGGTCATCGCCGCCACCGACGACGCTTCCGATGAAAAGGTGGCCGAGTACGAACGCTCAGCCTGCCCCACCTGTGGCTCCTGTTCCGGTATGTTCACCGCCAACTCCATGAACTGCCTGACCGAAGCGCTGGGACTGTCCCTGCCGGGCAATGGCACCATGCTCGCCACCCATGCCGATCGCGAAGAGCTGTTCCTGCGCGCCGGCCGCGAGATTGTCACTCTGGCCAAACGCTATTACGAAGACGACGACGAAGCCGCATTGCCGCGCAATATCGCCAATCGCGCCGCCTTCAGCAATGCCATGGCGCTGGATATCGCCATGGGCGGTTCCACCAACACCATCCTGCACCTGCTCGCTGCGGCCCAGGAAGGGGAGGTGGATTTCAACCTGGCGGATATCGACCGCCTGTCGAGAAAGATTCCACAACTGTGCAAGGTGGCACCCAACACCCAGAAATACCACATCGAGGATGTCCACCGCGCCGGCGGTGTGATGGCAATTCTGGGGGAACTGGAAGCTGCCGGCCTGCTGGACGCCAGCCTGCCCACAGTGCACAGCAGCTCCTTCAAGGAAGCCCTGGAGCAATGGGATATCCGCCGCACCGATGATCCGGCGGTACACAAGTTTTTCCGCGCCGGCCCCGCGGGTATCCCCACCCAGACCGCCTTCAGCCAGGACTGCCGCTGGAACAATCTCGACGGCGACCGCGAGAACGGCTGCATCCGCTCGGTGGAGCATGCGTTCTCCGCCGAAGGCGGACTCGCGGTGTTGTTCGGCAACCTGGCACCGGATGGCTGTGTGGTGAAAACCTCCGGCGTTGAGGAGGAGTTGTGGAAGTTCGAGGGCCCGGCGCACATTGTCGAAAGCCAGGAAGATGCGGTCGCCAATATCCTCGAAGGTCGGGTCAAGGAAGGCGAGGCAGTGATCGTTCGTTATGAAGGCCCCAAGGGCGGGCCGGGAATGCAGGAAATGCTGTACCCCACCAGCTACCTGAAGTCCAAGGGGCTGGGTAAGTCCTGCGCGCTGATCACCGATGGCCGCTTCTCCGGTGGTACCTCCGGGCTCTCCATCGGCCACGTTTCGCCAGAGGCCGCCAGCGGCGGCAATATCGGGCTGGTTCAGGACGGCGACCTGGTGCGTATCGATATTCCCAACCGCCTGATCGAAGTGGATATTCCGGAAGCGGAACTGCATCGCCGCCGCGAGGCCATGAACAATAAAGGCGACGCAGGCTGGAAACCGGCCAAAGCCCGCCCGCGCAAAGTAAGCCGCGCGCTCAAGGCCTATGCATTACTGGCCACCAGCGCGGATAAAGGTGCGATACGGGAAATCGATTGA